A region of the Desulfonatronovibrio hydrogenovorans DSM 9292 genome:
GGCTACATCACTGGTCTTGGAAGCAACTTCCTTGACCATCTGAGCGCCCATGTTCTCAAATTTGTCTTCAAGTTCGATTTCCTTGGCAACGGTTACTCCGTCCTTGGTGATGGTGGGGGAGCCAAAGGATTTCTCGATTACAACATTTCTTCCCTTGGGTCCCAGGGTGACCTTGACAGCCTCGGCCAGTTTGTCCACGCCCTTCTGAAGCTTTTCGCGGGCTTTTACATCAAACAGTATCTGCTTAGCAGCCATATTATTTCCTCCTTAAATGAATAAAACCGGTTTGTTACTCGATGATGGCCAGGATGTCGTCTTCGCGCATGACCAGGTGTTCCACACCGTCGATCTTGACCTCAGTGCCAGCGTACTTGTTGAAGAGAACCTTGTCTCCGGCCTTGACGGACATGGCTACGCTCTTGCCTTCGTCAGTAGTTTTTCCAGGTCCGGCAGCCACTACTTCACCCTTGATGGGCTTTTCCTTGGCAGTGTCCGGGATAATGATCCCGCCTTTGGTCACTTCTTCTTCCTCAAGACGTTTGACCAGCACTCTGTCGTGCAACGGCTTCAAATTCATAACAATTACCTCCATAAAAATTTTTGATATTTTCTGGGTCAAACAAAACTTTGTGATGTATAAACACACTGCTAGCACTCGTCAAGGGTGAGTGCCAGGATTTTTTTAAAATTCTCAAGCCAAGGGTTTGTTTTGACAAAAGTCCTGTTTTTGGGCAGGCAAATATCCGGATCAATGAGTCATAATTTTTTTGCCGTTAACAGACAGTCCAGATCCGGTCCCCATAAAAAGTCATGGCAGGACCTGGTCAGGCTGATCACAACCTTGCGGAAGGCACGTCATGCTGGACATTAAATTTATTCGAAAAAATCCGGATCTTGTGGCCCGGAGTCTGGAAAAAAGAGGATCTGACCTGGAAATGGAGAACTTTCTCAGGCTTGATGAACAGCGCAGACAGATCATCCAGGAAACCGAGCAGCTGAAGATGGAGCGAAATCAGGCCTCAGCCAGGGTAGCCAGGGCCAAGCAGGAAGGACAGGACCCCGGCCGGCTGCTCCAGGGGCTTGGAGAGCTGTCTTCCAGGATCAAGGATCTTGATTCTGATCTGAAAAAGCTGGACGAACAGGTCCGGGACTGGCTTTTGTCCGTGCCGAATATTGTTCATCAGGACGTACCTGCAGGCAGGACAGAGGAAGATAATGAGGAGTTGAAAAAATGGGGCCAGCCGCCTGAATTCTCCTTTTCTCCCAGGGAGCACTGGGAAATAGGCACAGACCTCAAGGGGCTGGATTTTGAAAGAGCAGCCAGTGTGACCGGCTCCAGGTTCGTGTTTTATTTTGGCTGGGCCGCCCGCATGGAAAGGGCCCTTATCAACTTCATGCTGGATGTGCAGACTGGTGAGCATGGCTATATTGAAACCCTGCCGCCCATGATGGTTAACCGGACCAGCATGACCGCCACTGGACAGCTGCCCAAGTTTGAATCCGATCTGTTCAAGCTGGAGAACTGGGACTACTTTCTGATTCCAACGGCTGAGGTGCCCCTGACCAATATCCACCGGGGAGAGATCCTGTCCGAGGATGAGCTTCCCAAGGGGTTTGCCGCTGTTACAGGGTGCTTCCGTTCTGAAGCCGGGTCTCACGGCAAGGATACCAAGGGAATCATCAGACAGCATCAGTTCAACAAGGTGGAACTGGTCTGGCTGGCCCATCCGGAAAAATCCTATGACCAGCTGGAGATCCTCTTGTCCCATGCTGAAAGGATCCTTCAGCTCCTGGGACTGCATTACCGGGTAGTGACCCTTTGTACCGGGGATCTTGGGTTCGGATCGGCCAAGACCTATGACGTGGAGGTCTGGCTCCCTGGTCAGGGGAAATACCGGGAGATTTCATCCTGCTCCAATTTCGAGGATTTTCAGGCCAGACGGGCTGATATCAG
Encoded here:
- the serS gene encoding serine--tRNA ligase; translated protein: MLDIKFIRKNPDLVARSLEKRGSDLEMENFLRLDEQRRQIIQETEQLKMERNQASARVARAKQEGQDPGRLLQGLGELSSRIKDLDSDLKKLDEQVRDWLLSVPNIVHQDVPAGRTEEDNEELKKWGQPPEFSFSPREHWEIGTDLKGLDFERAASVTGSRFVFYFGWAARMERALINFMLDVQTGEHGYIETLPPMMVNRTSMTATGQLPKFESDLFKLENWDYFLIPTAEVPLTNIHRGEILSEDELPKGFAAVTGCFRSEAGSHGKDTKGIIRQHQFNKVELVWLAHPEKSYDQLEILLSHAERILQLLGLHYRVVTLCTGDLGFGSAKTYDVEVWLPGQGKYREISSCSNFEDFQARRADIRFRPENEKKTRFVHTLNGSGLAVGRTMVAILENYQQEDGTILIPEVLRPYMGGIRSIGG
- the groES gene encoding co-chaperone GroES; its protein translation is MNLKPLHDRVLVKRLEEEEVTKGGIIIPDTAKEKPIKGEVVAAGPGKTTDEGKSVAMSVKAGDKVLFNKYAGTEVKIDGVEHLVMREDDILAIIE